In Flavobacteriales bacterium, a single window of DNA contains:
- a CDS encoding LEA type 2 family protein: MRSVFSFRLLLVGAAFFLLQACMSYEDVEFKNVQRVNFNKVSKDELRITLGVTLNNPNNYKIKVVKSDLALTIGGVDAGKAKLKQKVILKKKNESVYDVIIEADPKAIGKAALASGISMAITGKVNVGVKGWIKGRVFIFGKKFDVEFKQQVDMKDLKND; the protein is encoded by the coding sequence ATGAGATCTGTATTTTCATTCAGGCTGCTTCTTGTCGGAGCAGCCTTCTTTTTATTACAAGCTTGCATGAGCTATGAAGATGTTGAATTCAAAAATGTACAGCGTGTAAATTTTAATAAGGTTTCTAAAGATGAATTGCGCATCACCCTGGGGGTGACCTTAAACAATCCGAACAATTATAAAATTAAAGTTGTGAAATCGGATCTTGCTTTAACCATAGGTGGAGTTGATGCCGGAAAAGCGAAATTGAAGCAGAAAGTCATTCTGAAAAAAAAGAATGAAAGTGTATATGATGTAATCATCGAAGCGGATCCCAAAGCGATCGGAAAAGCGGCTCTTGCTTCCGGAATTTCAATGGCCATCACCGGTAAGGTGAACGTTGGTGTAAAAGGATGGATTAAAGGCAGAGTTTTTATTTTCGGGAAAAAATTCGACGTGGAGTTTAAACAACAGGTCGATATGAAAGATCTTAAAAACGATTAG
- a CDS encoding thioredoxin domain-containing protein has protein sequence MSNRLAKEKSPYLQQHAENPVDWFPWGEEAFEKAKSEGKLMLISIGYSSCHWCHVMEHETFSNNDAASVMNRYFVCVKVDREERPDLDQVYMNAVQLMSGQGGWPLNCFVLPDGRPVYGGTYFPTAQWMKILYHLHAIWKDEPEKVLDYAERLTQGVQLSDLVEKPEKEIEFENQHLLHLVEKWKRSFDMQEGGPNRAPKFPLPNNYLFLLHYAIEKKDDLVLKHVLLTLDKIALGGIYDQLGGGITRYSVDLIWKVPHFEKMLYDNAQIISLYAEAYRYKKDHLYLEMVERSLQFCEREFGSAEHGFYSALDADSEGEEGSFYVWTKTELQSVLKEDYDWFAAYYQVNYLGEWEDGKYILLRREKDEAFAHQHKMSVDELQEKKSHAHLLLMEARNKRERPFLDNKKICSWNALMIRSYADAFRCTGKQVYRERALKLGHFILREFLRGDGGLYHILHGEQVYVNGFLEDHAFVLDAFIQLFEISSDEFWLQQGIRRADYVIEKFSDPDSPLFYFTSVDVEQLIARKTEITDNVIPASNSVMAQALYSLGEYSGHSKYSQHAEQMLQMVYPHMADYGSSYSNWADLLLRFLSEKKEIILSGTDAEHHQQVLWSHYHPYLRVLCAAHESELPMLKNRFKTGAVSFYVCRNNSCNLPVTELQQALELLQ, from the coding sequence ATGAGTAACCGGCTCGCCAAGGAGAAAAGTCCTTATTTGCAACAACACGCAGAGAACCCGGTCGACTGGTTCCCTTGGGGCGAAGAGGCATTTGAAAAAGCGAAATCGGAAGGAAAATTAATGCTCATCAGTATTGGTTATTCCTCTTGCCATTGGTGTCACGTAATGGAACATGAAACCTTTAGCAATAACGATGCAGCTTCAGTGATGAACCGGTATTTTGTATGCGTAAAAGTAGATCGCGAAGAACGGCCGGACCTCGATCAGGTTTACATGAATGCGGTGCAATTAATGAGTGGACAAGGAGGTTGGCCGCTGAATTGTTTTGTATTGCCGGATGGTCGTCCCGTTTACGGCGGAACCTATTTTCCAACGGCGCAATGGATGAAAATTTTATATCACTTGCATGCCATCTGGAAAGATGAACCGGAAAAGGTATTGGATTATGCAGAGCGATTAACACAGGGCGTTCAATTGAGTGATCTGGTAGAAAAACCGGAAAAAGAAATTGAATTCGAAAATCAACATCTTTTGCATTTGGTAGAAAAATGGAAACGATCGTTCGATATGCAGGAGGGTGGACCCAATCGCGCACCGAAATTTCCTTTGCCGAATAATTATTTGTTTCTTCTCCACTATGCCATTGAGAAAAAGGATGACCTGGTGTTGAAGCATGTATTGCTCACTCTCGATAAGATTGCATTAGGAGGAATTTATGATCAGCTCGGTGGCGGTATAACAAGATACTCGGTTGATCTCATTTGGAAAGTGCCGCATTTTGAAAAAATGTTGTACGATAATGCGCAAATCATTTCGCTTTATGCTGAAGCTTACCGGTATAAAAAGGATCATCTCTATCTCGAAATGGTAGAGCGTAGTCTTCAGTTTTGTGAACGTGAATTTGGTTCGGCCGAGCATGGATTTTATTCGGCACTGGATGCCGACAGTGAAGGGGAGGAGGGGAGTTTTTATGTGTGGACAAAAACCGAACTTCAATCGGTGTTAAAAGAAGATTACGATTGGTTCGCTGCCTATTATCAGGTGAATTATCTCGGTGAGTGGGAAGATGGAAAATATATTTTATTACGAAGGGAAAAGGATGAAGCCTTTGCTCATCAACATAAAATGAGTGTAGATGAATTGCAGGAAAAAAAATCACATGCACATCTGCTTTTAATGGAAGCAAGGAATAAACGTGAACGTCCCTTTTTAGACAATAAAAAAATATGCTCCTGGAATGCCTTAATGATTCGCAGTTATGCGGATGCCTTTCGTTGCACAGGGAAACAAGTGTACCGTGAGCGTGCCTTGAAATTGGGACATTTTATTCTTCGTGAATTTTTGCGAGGCGATGGTGGTTTGTATCATATTCTTCACGGAGAACAGGTTTATGTGAATGGATTTTTGGAAGACCATGCATTTGTACTGGATGCCTTTATACAGCTTTTCGAAATCAGTTCGGACGAATTCTGGCTGCAGCAGGGGATACGAAGGGCAGATTATGTAATTGAAAAATTTAGTGATCCGGATTCGCCTTTGTTTTATTTTACGTCGGTAGATGTTGAACAATTGATTGCCCGGAAAACTGAAATTACCGATAACGTAATTCCCGCCTCCAATTCGGTAATGGCGCAGGCTTTGTATTCGCTGGGAGAATACTCGGGTCATTCGAAATACAGTCAACATGCCGAACAGATGCTGCAAATGGTTTATCCCCATATGGCCGATTACGGTTCGTCTTATTCCAACTGGGCCGACTTGTTATTGCGTTTCCTCAGTGAAAAAAAGGAAATCATCCTAAGCGGAACAGATGCAGAACATCATCAGCAGGTACTTTGGTCACATTACCATCCTTACCTGCGAGTTCTTTGCGCTGCACACGAAAGTGAGCTGCCAATGTTAAAAAACAGGTTCAAAACCGGAGCGGTGTCCTTTTATGTGTGCAGAAATAATTCCTGTAATTTGCCGGTAACAGAGCTTCAGCAGGCTTTGGAACTTTTACAATGA
- a CDS encoding dipeptidase, with amino-acid sequence MSTIKSYIDANQERFINELLDLLRIPSVSADPKFKNDVIRTAETIKARLLEAGAEKVELCPTNGNPIVYGEKMVDPKLPTVLVYGHYDVQPADPYELWTSPPFEPVVKDGKIYARGACDDKGQVYMHVKAFETMMRTGTLACNVKFMIEGEEEIGSDNLGPFVKANKDRLKADVILISDTAMIANDIPSIDTGLRGLSYLEVEVTGPNRDLHSGVYGGAVANPINILAKMIASLHDENNHITIPGFYDQVVELSADERNEMNKAPFSLEAYKKDLDIDDVHGEKSYTTLERTGIRPTLDVNGIWGGYIGEGAKTVLPSKAFAKISMRLVPNQDSQTITKLFKDHFEKIAPKSVKVEVRPHHGGEPVVVSTASPAYQAAATAMEETFGKKPVPTRGGGSIPIVALFKKELGLDSVLFGFGLDSDAIHSPNEHYGVFNYMKGIETIPLFFRNFAELNKQ; translated from the coding sequence ATGAGCACAATAAAATCATACATCGATGCCAATCAGGAGCGTTTCATTAACGAGCTGCTTGATTTATTACGCATTCCTTCTGTAAGCGCAGATCCAAAATTTAAAAATGATGTAATCCGTACAGCAGAAACCATCAAGGCGCGTTTATTGGAAGCCGGTGCAGAGAAAGTGGAATTATGTCCAACCAATGGTAATCCGATTGTATACGGCGAGAAAATGGTGGATCCGAAATTGCCAACTGTTCTGGTGTATGGTCACTATGACGTGCAGCCTGCTGATCCGTATGAATTGTGGACTTCTCCTCCTTTTGAACCGGTGGTGAAAGATGGTAAAATTTATGCACGCGGTGCTTGCGATGATAAAGGGCAGGTGTATATGCATGTAAAAGCATTCGAAACCATGATGCGCACCGGAACATTAGCGTGTAACGTGAAATTCATGATTGAAGGTGAAGAAGAAATTGGTTCTGATAATTTGGGTCCCTTTGTTAAAGCAAATAAAGATCGTTTAAAGGCAGATGTGATTCTGATTTCAGATACAGCCATGATTGCAAACGATATTCCTTCTATCGATACCGGATTGCGCGGATTAAGTTATCTGGAAGTAGAAGTTACGGGTCCAAACCGCGATTTGCATAGTGGAGTTTACGGAGGTGCAGTTGCAAATCCGATTAATATTCTTGCAAAAATGATTGCCTCCCTGCACGATGAAAATAATCACATTACCATTCCCGGATTTTATGATCAGGTGGTAGAATTAAGTGCAGATGAGCGTAACGAAATGAACAAAGCGCCATTTAGTCTGGAAGCTTATAAAAAGGATTTGGATATTGATGATGTGCATGGTGAAAAGAGTTACACCACATTAGAACGCACCGGTATTCGTCCTACCCTCGATGTAAATGGAATTTGGGGTGGATACATTGGTGAAGGTGCAAAAACTGTTCTTCCTTCTAAGGCCTTTGCAAAAATATCCATGCGTTTGGTCCCTAATCAGGATTCGCAAACGATCACGAAATTATTTAAGGATCATTTCGAAAAAATTGCACCGAAAAGTGTAAAAGTAGAAGTTCGTCCTCACCACGGTGGTGAACCTGTTGTAGTGTCAACCGCTTCTCCTGCATATCAGGCAGCAGCTACAGCAATGGAAGAAACTTTTGGTAAAAAACCGGTTCCTACACGAGGCGGCGGAAGTATTCCGATTGTAGCCTTGTTTAAAAAAGAATTGGGTCTCGACTCCGTACTATTTGGCTTTGGTCTCGATAGCGACGCGATTCACTCACCGAATGAACATTATGGCGTATTTAATTACATGAAGGGAATTGAAACCATTCCGCTCTTCTTCCGTAATTTTGCAGAACTCAATAAGCAATAA